One Helianthus annuus cultivar XRQ/B chromosome 12, HanXRQr2.0-SUNRISE, whole genome shotgun sequence genomic region harbors:
- the LOC110884198 gene encoding histone acetyltransferase HAC12 — protein sequence MIYGSVPVNYLRKQPDFIVNNNADGFFSNFIGNCTDTNEKDTWIGLSNFLKDPNNQFSNSIENRMGYGVVKLNHEGTMDVNHNQMLFGGVVPIPSSRFQNSDSSMNIGHTASINMSNPQCFGGSPIKNAASTSMFNYGMPAAQAFDGRSRTVTPGSVLCNTGFPISANGVQPNFQNNPEATHLLGTQYNNPHTSSCGTFLQPQGYTSVPQRFPVMNQSNGFQIPHCNPWEGQPLVAVESSSHNCIGFNCNICGPGPVTFGMPSRKRKFDFAGPGNDLIESRSRNNYESWVDSGTLFDVLASSYMPVDLPPLEEWPNSSEDGPDFMEIGPVLTQPARNESSGTLMDVYTSFIKSSASTKDAKPDSEDALGPNVNEVLREEKVICRLNSALDDYESVLESMRSIEPCVLESEKTSTPITSFEDNGSGLGSGNVKKLSASLTDSLTAAQIKEHLSSFIQPQKDVSGGTEPSESQNLCQLCSKNKLLLAPTPVYCSSCDVRIKQNVKYYRSTDENTKTQHCICIGCFKGSRGSSVITRGGGSVSKTVLHMAMNDEEIEDSWVQCDTCQQWQHRICGLYNNETDLEGKAEYVCPKCCLKETENGTRISLLKTVLGAKELLLTDLSDHIEQRLFTRMKQEREETAKVLGIASEEVPVAEGLVVRVVVSVDKELEVKKQFRDIFNGQDYPEKIEYRSKLILLFQKIGGVDVCLFGMYVQEFGSECNGPNNRCVYISYIDSVKYFQPERKTASGEPLRTFVYHEILIGYLEHCKKRGFASCYIWSCPVIKGEDYIFYCHPKTQKTPEKTKLRQWYKLMIRKAVKDGIVVDQTNLYNEFFATSNVNVSAARLPYFDGDCWSDAAINISKKLDDEESSGGKLCVKSRAKRISMVNGDESLTKDALVMNKLGEIIMHDKENYMIVRLQHTCTSCNQVILSGSRWCCNQCNKIQLCPRCVSPSRMHKCGSCKDKPLSEDVLSYIPVDTKDKDDVLVNKLFETRDDFLNKCQNSLYQFDTLGHAKYST from the exons ATGATCTACGGATCAGTTCCCGTCAATTATCTTCGGAAACAACCGGATTTCATCGTCAACAATAATGCCGATGGCTTTTTCTCTAACTT TATCGGTAATTGTACGGACACGAACGAGAAGGATACGTGGATTGGTCTTTCAAATTTTTTGAAGGACCCGAACAACCAGTTCTCGAATTCGATTGAGAATCGGATG GGATATGGTGTTGTAAAGTTAAATCACGAGGGGACAATGGATGTAAATCATAATCAAATGCTATTCGGTGGAGTTGTTCCCATTCCGTCTTCAAGGTTCCAAAACTCTGATTCATCAATGAATATCGGACACACTGCGTCTATCAACATGTCGAATCCCCAATGTTTTGGAG GATCTCCAATCAAGAATGCTGCTAGCACAAGCATGTTTAATTACGGGATGCCTGCTGCCCAAGCTTTTGATGGTAGAAGTAGAACGGTGACACCTGGCAGTGTTTTATGTAATACGGGCTTTCCGATATCAGCAAATGGTGTGCAGccaaatttccagaacaatccaGAGGCTACTCACCTTTTGGGTACCCAATACAACAACCCACATACGTCAAGTTGCGGGACATTCCTGCAACCGCAAGGTTATACGTCGGTCCCCCAACGTTTTCCGGTGATGAATCAATCAAACGGGTTTCAGATTCCACATTGTAATCCGTGGGAGGGTCAACCGCTTGTTGCTGTAGAAAGTTCGAGTCACAACTGTATCGGTTTCAATTGCAATATCTGTGGTCCAGGTCCGGTTACTTTCGGCATGCCGTCTAGAAAAAGAAAATTTGATTTCGCGGGCCCCGGGAATGATCTTATCGAATCTAGATCGCGAAATAATTATGAATCTTGGGTTGACAGTGGTACTCTATTCGATGTTCTAGCTTCCAGTTATATGCCTGTTGACTTGCCACCTTTGGAAGAATGGCCCAATAGTAGTGAAGATGGGCCGGATTTCATGGAAATTGGGCCTGTGTTAACTCAACCGGCCCGTAATGAATCCTCCGGTACTCTTATGGATGTGTACACTAGCTTTATTAAATCTTCTGCTTCTACAAAGGATGCCAAGCCCGACAGTGAAGATGCGTTGGGCCCAAACGTTAACGAGGTCCTGCGTGAAGAAAAAGTAATATGTAGGCTTAACTCAGCTTTAGATGATTACGAGTCCGTTTTGGAGTCTATGCGATCTATTGAACCGTGTGTTTTGGAATCCGAGAAGACAAGCACACCGATTACATCTTTTGAAGATAACGGGTCAGGGTTGGGATCCGGGAATGTTAAGAAACTCAGTGCCTCGTTGACCGATTCGTTGACTGCTGCTCAAATCAAAGAACATTTGTCAAGTTTTATCCAACCGCAAAAG GACGTATCAGGAGGCACAGAACCTTCAGAAAGTCAAAACTTATGCCAGTTATGCTCGAAGAATAAGCTTTTGCTGGCCCCCACACCCGTGTATTGCTCATCGTGTGACGTGCGGATCAAGCAAAACGTTAAATACTATCGGTCAACCGACGAGAACACCAAAACACAGCACTGCATTTGTATCGGATGCTTTAAAGGATCTCGTGGGTCATCTGTTATAACGCGTGGAGGAGGTTCTGTTTCGAAAACTGTACTTCACATGGCAATGAACGATGAGGAAATAGAGGACTCg TGGGTACAATGTGACACATGTCAACAATGGCAACATAGGATTTGCGGCCTATACAACAACGAAACAGATTTAGAAGGGAAAGCCGAATACGTTTGTCCAAAATGTTGCTTAAAAGAAACAGAAAACGGAACAAGAATCTCGTTACTGAAAACTGTCTTGGGAGCAAAAGAATTACTGCTCACTGATCTCAGTGATCACATCGAGCAACGACTTTTTACCCGAATGAAGCAAGAGCGAGAAGAAACCGCAAAGGTTCTTGGAATCGCGTCGGAAGAA GTACCTGTAGCAGAAGGTCTTGTTGTTCGAGTAGTGGTATCTGTGGACAAAGAGTTGGAAGTGAAGAAGCAATTTAGAGATATATTTAACGGACAAGATTATCCAGAAAAAATTGAATACAGATCGAAA tTAATTCTATTGTTCCAGAAAATAGGAGGTGTTGATGTATGCCTCTTCGGAATGTACGTTCAAGAGTTTGGATCAGAGTGTAACGGGCCTAACAACCGATGCGTTTATATCTCGTACATTGATTCCGTCAAGTACTTTCAGCCCGAAAGAAAAACCGCAAGCGGAGAGCCTCTGCGCACCTTCGTTTATCATGAAATACTG ATTGGATACCTCGAGCATTGCAAGAAACGAGGTTTTGCGTCTTGTTATATATGGTCATGTCCGGTTATAAAAGGCGAAGATTATATTTTTTATTGTCATCCGAAGACTCAGAAGACACCGGAGAAAACGAAGCTACGGCAGTG GTACAAGTTAATGATCAGGAAAGCTGTGAAAGACGGAATTGTGGTTGACCAGACGAATTTATACAATGAATTTTTCGCTACGTCAAACGTTAACGTAAGCGCAGCGCGTTTGCCGTATTTTGATGGTGATTGTTGGTCGGATGCTGCCATAAATATTAGCAAGAAACTTGACGATGAAGAAAGCTCCGGAGGAAAATTGTGTGTTAAGTCACGTGCTAAGCGAATCTCGATGGTCAACGGAGACGAAAGCCTCACAAAGGATGCTTTAGTGATGAACAAG CTCGGCGAAATAATTATGCACGACAAGGAAAACTATATGATTGTCCGGTTACAACACACGTGCACATCTTGCAACCAAGTAATATTATCCGGAAGTAGATGGTGTTGCAACCAATGCAACAAGATTCAGTTATGTCCAAG ATGTGTTTCCCCAAGTAGAATGCACAAATGCGGTTCTTGTAAAGATAAACCACTCTCTGAG GATGTGCTGAGCTATATACCCGTTGATACCAAGGATAAAGATGACGTTCTTGTGAATAAATTGTTCGAGACGCGCGATGATTTTTTGAACAAGTGCCAGAATTCTCTATACCAATTCGATACACTCGGGCATGCCAAATATTCCACT
- the LOC118484922 gene encoding probable histone acetyltransferase HAC-like 1, whose protein sequence is MMILYHYNHNLVVQPKGDTCHTGNLIHPPTDVTPVTRTEEQPQDQNQETVTRALDALNHASLCKSVEGCNPDCRTIKILLQHVSICTTRKHNGCQNCQGAWWVLEKHINTCTKLDCTIPYCKYIREERANTCQRSEFNKVTS, encoded by the exons ATGATGATCCTATATCATTATAATCACAATCTTGTTGTCCAACCAAAAGGTGACACCTGTCATACCGGTAACTTAATTCACCCTCCAACAGACGTTACCCCCGTAACCAGAACAGAAGAACAACCTCAGGATCAAAATCAAGAGACG GTAACCAGGGCGCTAGATGCTTTAAATCATGCGTCTCTATGTAAAAGCGTTGAGGGCTGCAACCCGGATTGTCGAACGATCAAAATCCTTCTCCAACATGTTTCTATATGCACTACGAGGAAGCATAACGGTTGCCAAAATTGTCAAGGAGCATGGTGGGTATTAGAGAAACACATAAACACCTGTACAAAGCTTGACTGTACTATACCTTATTGCAA GTACATAAGGGAGGAGAGAGCTAACACTTGCCAGAGATCAGAGTTCAACAAAGTAACCAGTTAG